AAAGCTAATCTCGAAAGCCTCagagcaaaatataaaaagcctTGTTTCTCCTAAGGAAACACAGCCTTCTTAAGAAAGGCACAGAGGTCTTCTCTGGACACAGAATGCTTGCCCCAAATGGATTATACCGAATGTTACAATGGATCATTTTTTCGTAATCTTTCAGcgtcaaatttaatttttctagtgGAAAATGAACTGGAGCTCAAAAACAGTGAAGTCAGAAGGTGAATGGGGAATAAAAAGTTAGTTACCTGGTAAGTATTTCTAACATAATCCTAGGGATATTAGAGCCAAAGAGATTTTGTGTTCACCTCCTTATAGTTTCTTATTTTACACACAGGAAACTGATGTTTTGAGAGTAAATATGTCTAGAATAACACAGGTTTTAAATCTTCAAGgtgttttcaacaaaaatgagAGCAACAACCAAAAGCATATTTAGCACACAACATTCATAGTACAACCATCAACATTATTGGACTTTGATTAGGAATCGAACGTAAGCACagttttaattacatattatttatttttaaaatttaaataccgATTAAGGCTGACTCAATTTTATATAATGTTAGTTATTCAATATTATGGCAATGCATTGATACCAAGTTATCAATGCATTAGTAACAGGCCCGAAGTGGGAAAAGGGAATtagttaagaaataaaaagttaaaaagaccaTGAATGAATACAGATTACCTACATAATAGTATGCCATTTTGCTGAGCTCTTTCAGAAACTTCCATTCCCACCTGCCTATTCCATAGAAGAACACCTGGTTTGGCTCATTGTTTGAATCTTCTTAATCTTTGGATCCCTGTGGTCATGTTTTGcttccatttttccatttagcattaatatttaattttgaattctttaagTTTCTTTCAGTCTTGAAGtctataacatttttgaaaaattattataagTTGTATtagttatataaatttatttctttgttgaatttaattCTGTAAATTTAATTCTGTGATCAGAAATAAGAGTTTGGGgtagaaaaacattttcatcaaagAGGGCTTTTCTCCGATGGTCTACATTCTCAGTTTATTTAAGCATTATCCCTAAAAATAAGTCTCTTTACTTgatggctggtttttttttttcttttttttttttgaggagggaggttgtttttgcttttttgttttgttttgagatgaagtcttgttctgttgcccacactggaatGTAGTGATGCCTACTTTTTAACTGTGAGTCTTCAGAAGTACCAAAATAGAGGATTGCACAACACAGAGGCACTTTGATTGAACATTCATTCACTAGTCACAGGATGCAATTGTGTCTTTCCTTTGCCTTCGCAGCAGTGGCCATTGCTCTGCTCCTTGGTCAGTTCAGAGTCTCTTCTCTCACATGTGTAGACAGGAATAGATGGGCTTCCACTCTTTCAGAGTTGATATTTTCTAAGATGGAAACCACATGTATTTCAATAAAGGAGAAATCCAAAGAGTTGACTGGTAGCTCAATGATGCTTGCTTTCTCCTATTAAGTCCCCTTTTTAAAGCATAAGAGGGAATCCTGAttgctcaaaaaataataaatattagtttttagTGAAGCACAAACTTGTCCCAATGTTGGAATAAttgtagttaatatttattgaaatttgcTGTGTGAAAAGCACTCTTTAAAATACCTTACTATATTAGGTATTTAATCATCATTTAATATTAGCTCTTTTAATCATGGACATGACCCTGTAGGCAAGTTCTACCATAATATGCAATTTGCATGTCAGAAAATGAAGACCAGGGGATTATTGAAAATTTACCTAAAGTCACACAAATTTAAATGGTAGAGCCAGGGACCTTGCTTTTACTCACCACATCCTACTGCCTCTGTTTCTGTGTCATAATATGTAAATTTTTCTGTTGTAGCACATACATCAAACCCATTTTAACTAATGTTTAAACAAATACCCCGATATTAAATTTagcccattgattttttttaggaGATGATATCATAAACTTAATCTTCTTTTTCAACTCTGCCATCTCTCCCTCATTTAAATCTCTGGGAGGCAAGATTTATTAGAGAGTGCACTAGCCCAGTGATACAGGAATTCTAATCCTTAGCCCTGGGTCTTTCAGTGTAAAGCTATGTAAACCTGGGTTCATTAAATGTCTTGCAATTATCAATTCCTTTCTTATGAAATAGAGAAACAATGAAtccttaacatattttaaagatctttgagagttaaattataattaaaggaACTTTGAGAATTACAAATTCAAATTGTTAATGCCAGGTGTACCACACTTACCCAGACCTCATCTAATTTAGCTGGCTGGAAACAGaaggtagaaaaataaacattgagtAATAATCCAGAATCCAAGGTTCTCACATTTACATTTCATTATCTATACCCAGAGAATAACTTCTCAAATAGTAATTTTCTGCTTATTaactataaatatacataaaattttaatatggatATTTAGTTATATCAAAAACTTGCCACAAATTGGGCAGGAAAAGACAGGAGATTTAAGATTTTAGTTCTCTTGTTAGATTGGGTTCTGGGATggagaatatgaaataaaattgagaatacATGTCAAATCTGACATTTTTACATGCAAGTTTGTAGGAAACAGATAATAATTTAAGGGTTTAAGCAAGAAGGCAGCAtgactgaaatatattttgtacagATAACCGTATAGTGGCATTCATATAGATTTTGTAGCATGTTTGGATGTAGGTTGGGGGAGAGACTAGAGGAATGAGGCCAATTAAGAGGTTCAAATGGGGGAAAAGGAGTGATGTTAAATAATGCAATGTCAGTCATAATAAAGCAGAGATATTGCACAGTTTCCACATTTTCCAAAGTGAATCAGTGGATCTTGGTTATGTTTTAGCTAGGGGGAGGCTTCTTCCTTGGACCAGGAGTGTAGGTGGTAAAGATGTATGCAAAGATAGTGATCACAGATTAGGCATAAGTTGTAGGAGGTGATATCAATTAAACTTTACTTTAGACATGCTGAAATGTACATGTCCCTATTTGGAAGCCAACTTTGAGATGGACAGATGATTTTGGATTGGATATATGAAAACGATCACTGTACAgattgtatttttaagaaaatgcataGAATTAACTACAGAGAATATGCATGGTGAGGAGGAAAGTCCTAAGACATTGCTACTGCACGTGAAGGAGGCTGAATAGGGGCATGTTGAGATTAGGAGAGAAATCAAGATAGGTGTATAGAAGCCACAAGAGGTAGACattttaagaagaaaggaaagatcaagaagaaaggggagaagaaaattttaagaagaaaggagaggtcTACCACATGATATGGAGAAATAAAGTGTGTTACATGTTGAAAAATCTTTGGGTCTGAAAGCTAGAATGTTATTTTTgattatgataaaataattaagtaaaattgTGGAACAtgctcattttatatttgtataagtcatatttttaaattctgtatgcttatttttatatatacatatataattatgctttaatatttcatattacaCAACTGTCTCCCTAATATAATAGTTATTTCAAATATTCACTATTCTAAGGCCTCATTCTACCACTTTCTTCTCATTgctaaaaaatagtttatattttacagagaaaaataaagaatagaaaataaatacacactcACTCACAAAGTTACAGTATAAACATGGAATTCATCAGttactccctttcttcctttcatctgTAGGGAGAATGTGCCCCTCCTCTCTGAGGTTAATCCCTTCAACTGtgttttgtcaattaaaataccTATACTATTACTAAAAGTCATAAACATCTAGCATATCATGGTATTTATGTCAATTGTATCTGTAAAAATATTACCTGAAATCTACTTCCCTTTAGTTTCCCTTGTTTCATTGCAATGTTTCTTTATAGGCATCTTCACTGGTTTACACATTCTCACTTCAGTCTACAAAATTAGgatttttgtctcaaaaaacctAATCAAACCCCTTTTTATCATAATCAGAAAGAACATTAACTAGATTGATATAATTGGTAATAAAAAGAATTCCAAAAGCCATAGTATCAACTGGAGGGAAATCAGTTGTCTCTTCACTAGACAAAatctgcatgtgtgtgcacaagtGTTTGCCTTGCTGTTACTTATCTATTAATAAAATTCAGAGTTGCAAACTAGAGCAAGGACAGTCAAAGCTGAGATAACTCAGAGGGTTACATAGGTAAGCATATTCAAGTTTTAATACTTTTTCACTACGAAGAACCTGGAAATAGTCCTTGCTATCATTAATGTACATACCGGGATGAATATGGTGTATGGTGTATTTGGAAACATGAAGATTTATGTAGTTTTACTCCTTCCATAGGTTGGAttccagatacacacacacacacacacttctggaTTGATCCAGAATTGCTCTCTTGCTACGTTATAACAATTAATGAACAAGATGGTGAGGATATTGAGGCTATGGAAGGAAATGCATGTGACACTTATGATTGATGAGAAAGGTACTATCATTGTCATATTATAGTTGATGAAACTGAAACTAAGTGAGTGATTCGTGTAAGGTTTTACAGCTACTGAATAACAGAGCTACTCAGCAACAAAGCTAGGACTCAGTCACTGAAATAACGAATTCAGAATCTTTGCTCTTTTGATCACTGGTCGTTAAACAACCCTAAGGATTTCGTTTACTCCTCAGAGAGGATGCCACACCTCCAGGTCAGAAATATAGAGCTTCTGTTCCTCTACCCACAAGGCTTCATCTGGAACAGCAACAAGTATGTGgtagaaataaacaaagacaaTATAGACAGGCGTAGAGGCCATTTATTTAGGGTTTGCCATGACAAGATGGTTAGCCACTATCTCTGAACATTAGTGGTAGATGAAAGAgttgaagaaattaagaatgaaGGCTGAGTTTAGAGTTTAGCAACTGGCTTGATAGCAGTGCAATTTAACGTAGAAAGCAATAGCATTAAGGAATAGAGGAGGTAACTTACtggtttaattaaaaaataattgaaaacggATGCATTACACTACATTACCTATAGATATGCCTAGTTGTATCAGGGTGCCTAAGTGGTTTTAGAATCACTGTTTTACTCATTTtgacctttttgttttctttttttttttttaattttgcaagtGTCCAGGTTAttattaacatttgttttgtCACTCTGTGGCAGCTCCAGAAATCCAGACGCACTGCAGATAATGGAGCCGGAGAATGGCACTGTGAAGACTGAGTTCTTTCTCCTGGGATTCAGTGACCATCTGGAACTTCAGAGTCTCCTTTTTGCAGTATTTTTTACCATCTACTCTGTTACTCTGATGGGGAACCTTGGAATGATTTTATTAATCACAATCAGTTCCCACTTGCACAATCCTATGTACTTTTTCCTCTGCATGTTGTCCTTCATAGATGCATGCTACTCTTCTGTCATTGCCCCCAAATTACTTGTGAACTTGGTTTCTGAAAAGAAGGCCATTTCTTACAATGGCTGTGTTGCACAGTtatattttttctgctctttgGTTGACACAGAATCTTTCCTCTTGGCTGCCATGGCTTATGACCGGTACATAGCAATCTGCAACCCACTGCTCTATACGGTGATTATGTCCAAGAAGGTTTGTTGCCAGCTTGCAATTGGAGCATTTTTGGGGGGCACTATGAGCTCGATTATTCATACCACGAACACTTTCCATCTGTCATTCTGCTCCAGAGACGTTAACCATTTCTTCTGTGATATCTCCCCACTCTTCTCTCTGTCCTGCACTGACACTTACATGCATGACATCATTCTGGTGGTCTTTGCTAGTTTTGTGGAAGCAATCTGTCTTCTAAcagttttcctttcttatgtCTTCATTATGGCAGCTATTCTTAGAACAGGTTCTgtggagggaagaagaaaagggtTCTCCACTTGTGCTTCCCACCTCACTGTGGTCACTATTTATCATGGTACCTTGATCTTCATTTATTTGCGCCCCAGCACTGGTCATTCACTGGATATTGACAAAGTGACCTCTGTGTTCTATACTTTGATTATACCTATGTTGAACCCTCTAATTTACAGTCTAAGGAACAAAGATGTCAAAAATGCTTTTAGAAAAGTGATTGGCCGAAAATTGCTTTCTTAAGATGAAACCGGGCCTGACACCATTTCAACAACACCTACTCTTTGACTTGGTTCTAATTGTTGGAAAAGTCAGTTTAATATGAATGTTCTCCGTATCTGTGGGTAATGAATCCTCAACCACGGAATAGGGCGAAAGCCTAACCTTAGAGGTTGGCCCTCTCATGTCACTTATATTACATCTGTTATTTTAAAGTcgaaatttcaaatatttgtttcagTGGAAGATTTACCTTACACTTAATTTCCTATACCTCATATTCttactccctttctctttccaccACAAGCTTTTGAGACAGCCATGTGGGAAGAGCTCCCTGCCAAAACTCTAATGGGCCTAGGTACAGGGAGAAGTGTGCACTGAGCTAGAGCCACAGAAGTTCAAGGTGTTTGcggtggggaggagcctggccactcctcttcctgggtggaaTCTGGAATTTAATCTGTGAAGCGGAAAGCCTGCACTAGCATGAACTCTAGCCTTGCATAGAGTCCCTGTTccctctttttcccctttttgcaCAGTAAATCCCATTATGAGCACCCTTCAAATAATCTGCAAGCCTTTTCGTGGCCGTGTCATAAGGACCCAGCtgttagctgaactaaggaaaaagtCTCGCAATATTCTTGGTGCACATCGTGGGGGCTTGATAAGCAGTGAGTGAAATGGAGACTCAAACCTCTCACCGTCCTTTCTAAGGCTTTTCATCCTTGGACTTCTGAAAGAAGGGGAAACTGTGCCGCCACCCGCATCGCTCCTGGGGGTCAGGAAATTTGACCTCCAGGCTCCAggtccttttccttcctttttctggaGGACCTGCAACGGTGGCTCCCTGCTTTCCTCCCCGCTCTCCCCTCCCCGCTCTCCGCTCCCTGCTCTCCCCTCCCTGCTGGGGGCTGGGATGCATGGGCCAAGGGCCCTGCACTGCTGTTTCCCGTACGCACTGGGGTTCAATTCCATTGGACAGCAATTAAGCTTAAGCTTCTCTGCCTGGTGGAGGAACATCTGGCAAGAGAATAAGAGGTTTTTTACCCGGGCATTTTTATCCACCCATCAGCAgttaactttgaattttttttttcttttttcttttagaagacGTTTTGCTAGGCTAGGAATGATAAGGATCCCTGTGTTTATTCTCTGTAAGGTTTGGTTGTGAAAAAGGATCTTGTGGGGACTggttttcttctgcctgtctgTGTTTGTGTTGTGTTATGATGTctgtaaaaagagctctaattaatttggCCTAAAAGAAGACACGTACTTGgatcaagtattttttaaagggaagataaaagctgtggtacctttcagttcatgtgactttaatctttgagaaataaaaacagccttaaagattattggtaaaatgcaggtgtcattaaaatataaacaggTGGGCTAAAATATGCAGGTCAGATGCAAGCTTTGGTAAGTGTTTTGAGGTTATAAACTGCTTTTGGGGTTTTGAGAGCTATTGAACTTGCCAGCTTCACATTGGTAAGGTCTGGGGACAGATGGAACTAACCAAGCCCTTAATAATGCTGGGAATCAAAACTTGACTGCCTTAgcacacaattaaaacaacttaccaggttttacattaaaattaaaaattgctaggAGTTACCATTATAACATGTCATTTGAGACTATGGGAAATAAATTTACATACAAGGTGTGTAAGAAcggtaaaatgtgttttttagtaaaaggttataaaaagcatggaaatgtaaatttttgtcTAGGGTTAAAGGATTGCTTTAAATTGGGTAAGATAAAGCTGAAGGTTCAAACAAGTGGTGGAAGGATTATGGAAATTAACCTTGCAGAGGAGGTTCTCTGTGTGAACATATCAACCTAAATTCAAAAGGGCATTACATGGTTTTCCTGTAAATTAAGCATTGAAATAAAATCACAATAAGGTATTCTTAAGGCAAGAAGATATTCTTAAGGTTCTCTGTGTGAACATCTTAACTAAATTCAAAAGGGTACTAcatggtttttctgtaaattaagtattgaaataaaagcacaacaaggtATTCCTAAGGCACTAACCTACTCTTTAGCAAAATTCGTAAAGGTGTATGAaaggtttttgcttctttaaaagttctgagtcatcattttggcaaaataaataatgtatggtaatctggaattctatttcataacatcaagtgttttaaacctcaaATGTGTAACACccttcccaaaatcaaacttcggtttcaaaattgtctttcctgacaCTTGGTTTTTCAGATACTTCAGAGGTCCCCTGGAGTGTtcagaaaagagaggtaaacagggtTATTTCACATGTTTAGGTACATGGGATTGTCAAAATGATGTTCAGTCtcctttaggttttatttttgtgaataatgccaatatatgttccaaaattgtatgagatttccaaaattctaatgCCTGAGTATATGCTgtcaatcataattaaggttgctaagttattgtaaaccagaGGTATAACCAAACTTCTTTGTCAATCATGTTTCTAACTGTAACTACTCTGGACATTTTTTTATTCACAGACTATTGTTGTCatattttaatcctttttaaaagatggtttataataaGTTGTAGAACTCTGACAAGTTCTCATGCTTTCAAATATAAGTTTCTGATAACTGTGGAGAATGTGATATTGGAGTAATAGAAAATGTACAGGGTtcatgaagagctgaaatgttcgtgaatatcaagcaaaacaagagttaactaaatggactgaactcagaaaactgaagcaatcttttaatttttgcttgGAACATTGCtgattcatgttttgtttttcagaatcaaggaaacttattttgaagtatttatgACTTTTAATAACTGAGtaaggtgtgtatatatatatatcctgtgATCAAGatttggagcatgtttgtttctctctgcctggtttctctagaatttggaaactatctgtgagtattcttattttACGGCAATATAGTTACATCAGTGCAATAATAATCCATTTTTCTTTGGAAagaggacacaattggagaaactggttattttaccaaagcTTTCACTGGAAGggtatgcttccctttaaggagtcAATCTTGACTTGCAGAGCTGGTAAAAGCCTCATTTGAGACTGACCCCATGCCCCCAtttacacagtccctgtacagtgTCCCTGACCTATGGTCAGTAGAGAATGTAACTTTCTAACAAGCCTAGGAGCTATAATTTTTTCTTGGAACTTTAAGAGAAGAGGATCACCCAACTCACAAGTATTTGAGGATACAAACTCATGGCTGAGCTTGGCTTTAAAAGGTCTTACCTGAGATTCCTTGTGGAGCAGAGTTCATCACAGCCAATTCAAAAGGACTATGTAGAAATAATCATTCTTGCTGTGCTTTATGCAAATTATCAGACCAAGTGCAagactaaagtctattttgcaaacaactcagtACTActgtaatttgtgtttttaacaaaaaaaggagGACTGTATATAGAGAGAAACTATGTTCCAAAACTTATCATACATTTGTCTTTAAATTCCAAACttattagttgtttttaagtttttggctACATTTCAGACAAATCCTGCAttttcctgtgaaccaaccagcaatCTCCGGTTGccagaaagaataaaagacttgggtaatgtaaaaatatgAATCAACATTCTAATTCTGAACAAGTATCCTAcaaatcctgccaggtgatgggAATAAATGAGACGCTCATCACTTGGAGGTTTTCTTTTGGGAAAGTAAGACCAAGGGAGCTAAGCAAAACCAAGCACCATGTCCCCAAACCCTAGCAAGCATAACTTTAGCCACCAGTTAATTGGGTGTGTCACAAGgcatccttttctctcccttgttggaagagggctcagtcccacagtTTGACCTTAGCATTTGGCATATGATAAGGAGTTCATGCAACCCCGCTGAGACACATCTTTGTCCCAAACTCAATTACAAGCTTTGGGTCAAAGCCCTTGGAAGGAAAACTGGATCTAAGGGATCCAGAGCCAGACAATAACAAATTCCTGCCAATTAAGCCAAGCTTCCCATTTCAGGGATAAAGGACACATTGGTATCCAGggcataaatgaggtctagggaaCTCCAAGGCTactgaaagcaggaaagatagGATGTATGTGGATACAGTGGATAGTTCCCACCCTGTAGTCCCCCTGCTTCATGGGTGCAAGCACTTCAACACCTATGGCGGCACCTGCCAAGGTCGCCAGGACTTAGGGATGAAAGGacggaagagagaaagaggagactcttccctctctccctcacatACCCTGAGTATCTGCTAGGGATAGAAAGGCACCAGGGATGCGTACTCCCCTCTTTCTAGATTGGTAGCATTCATCTTGAGTCTGGACTCTTTTCGAATGCATCCTGAACCCATGGGactcctttggaaaaaaaaattgcccaaaatgccttatttttttctttctcctccttggttCTCTCTTCACAGATAGGTAATTGTGTCTCCATACTGTGGGATACTCCCCTCAGATGCATCCTCCAAACTGGAAAGAATTAATTTCTCAAACTTCAAGCTGGTTGGCTTAGGACTGGGCTcaggggaagggaacccagaagcccaACATGTCAGCAAAAGGGTgaagttttacttatttatttattcatttatttatttatttataaccgGTTGGGCTTTTGGCCTCCCTCTACTTATCCAAACTAGTAAAAGGCCTCGGGATTTTTGAACTGTCCTTACCTcccccttgttttgttttgatacatgttttctaTTAACTTGGTTGGTCTCTTCTTGCCTTCGGGTCATCAAAGTCCAAACGGTTATGCAACCGAAACCTCTGACAATGGCCCCTCATGCTGGAAACCCTCAAATAGGCCTCTGAGGAAACTCTGACTACTGTTTCCACAGAACACCgccccctgtcagcaggaagcagtaaACATCAGTCTTCATCCTTATCCTTATCCTCATTCTAAGGGCAGTTAGATGTACTTTCTTAGAGGGAGGAATGAGACAACCAGGTGGGAGGGGGTCCCTGGCAAAATTCCAATGGGCCTATGTACTGGGAAGAATGCACAATGAGGTGGAACCACAGATGTCCATGCCATTTGCAGTGGGGAGGCGCCTGACCCCTCCTCTTTCTGGGTGGAACCTGGAATTCAAACTGTGAGGGGGGAAGCCTAGACCAGCAGGAACTCTGGCTTTACAGAGAGTCCCTATTccgccttttttcctttttgcccaataaattctATTATTCTCACCCTTCAAATCGCCTGCAAGCCTAATTTTTCATGGTTGTGTGATAAGCTCtcagctgaactaaggaaaaagaCCGGCTATACTTTTATCTCAATTATTCCCAATAATGAATAAACAATTGGCATAGTATAATTATTTTCCcatgacagaaaataaatgaagttcaCTGGGACTGTTTATCagttaattttgattttcatgtaAATATAGGCACACTGTATCTTAGCTGTTTAAATCCTCCTCAATCTAAAAAGCCTTCCTTATATATTAATCCATaggcaattttgttttcttaatctcTCTTCAATTTCAGATGAGAATTTGTATTCTAATTCTCACTAGGACATTTGAT
The genomic region above belongs to Papio anubis isolate 15944 chromosome 12, Panubis1.0, whole genome shotgun sequence and contains:
- the LOC101010540 gene encoding olfactory receptor 5I1-like — its product is MEPENGTVKTEFFLLGFSDHLELQSLLFAVFFTIYSVTLMGNLGMILLITISSHLHNPMYFFLCMLSFIDACYSSVIAPKLLVNLVSEKKAISYNGCVAQLYFFCSLVDTESFLLAAMAYDRYIAICNPLLYTVIMSKKVCCQLAIGAFLGGTMSSIIHTTNTFHLSFCSRDVNHFFCDISPLFSLSCTDTYMHDIILVVFASFVEAICLLTVFLSYVFIMAAILRTGSVEGRRKGFSTCASHLTVVTIYHGTLIFIYLRPSTGHSLDIDKVTSVFYTLIIPMLNPLIYSLRNKDVKNAFRKVIGRKLLS